Proteins found in one Brachyspira murdochii DSM 12563 genomic segment:
- a CDS encoding ankyrin repeat domain-containing protein — MKKTNKKKKNKNTKKISTKENGINNIFIIIFIIFILLMTTFYIQYNKKNNKNIVKNINEIDSSGLTIVMKALLNENNNLSINDIKRLIRDNRKNIDYKIRDSESKTLLMYAVFNGNIEIIKDISKYGCLLDETDNNGRTALHWAVYYNKYDAVVTLIELGAKDYIKDDYSLTPIDIAQYEGYEEIYNYLSSLY; from the coding sequence ATGAAAAAAACTAATAAAAAAAAGAAGAATAAAAACACTAAAAAAATATCCACAAAAGAAAATGGTATTAATAATATTTTTATTATTATATTTATAATATTTATTTTATTAATGACTACTTTCTATATACAATATAATAAAAAAAACAATAAAAATATAGTTAAAAATATCAATGAAATAGACTCTTCAGGTCTTACAATAGTAATGAAAGCACTTCTCAATGAAAATAATAATCTAAGTATTAATGACATAAAAAGACTTATAAGAGACAACAGAAAAAATATAGACTATAAAATCAGAGACAGCGAGAGTAAAACACTTTTAATGTATGCCGTATTTAATGGAAATATAGAAATAATAAAAGACATATCAAAATATGGCTGCCTATTAGACGAAACTGATAATAATGGGAGAACTGCTTTGCACTGGGCTGTTTATTATAATAAATACGATGCTGTAGTTACTTTAATAGAACTTGGTGCTAAAGACTATATAAAAGACGATTATTCGCTTACTCCTATAGATATAGCACAATATGAGGGTTATGAAGAAATATATAACTACTTATCTTCATTGTACTAA
- a CDS encoding BspA family leucine-rich repeat surface protein, with protein MSEKQFKPKTKEELKKLVEDKSINLGNIDTSLITDMSQLFRSTEREDFSGIETWDTSNVKNMISMFNDAKSFNQDISNWDVSNVESMWSMFENALKFNQPLNNWNVSNVKSMDSMFAGCENFNQPLNSWNVSNVENMSGMFKNAESFNQPLDKWNTSNLKHIMEMFKDAKSFNQDINNWYVYNVDCMISMFEGAKNFNQPLDKWNTSNVDGMGHMFAGCENFNQPLNSWDVSNVTSMYAMFKGCTNFNQPLDKWDTSNLTGLADIFCDASSFNQDLNSWKTEKVEYMNNAFFNASSFNPDNIKNWSFKKVKEFDSIFNDVSLELIIKIYSFQSSKSAIKNFEEIINKFDIKEVYKLGLKYNKKAVTEVLKKIENTHYEELKELIDSKEDIIKEYKELEKSENKSETKKDSKQSQMHQPKNKNELIKLIAEKTKLDKIDTSLITDMSNLFKDSKLKKFDGIETWNVSNVVNMESMFEGALAFNHNIESWDISKVENMSFMFKKCKKFNYPINDWNVSKVVNMKNMFANCESFDQPLDKWNVSNVKDMSYMFYYAERFNQNINDWDVSNVENMSSMFEGAKLFNSTLDKWNVSNVKDMSSMFCFTKSFNQALNDWNVSNVINMEAMFKFSSFNQPLDKWNVSNVKDMSSMFDNAKSFNQPLNNWNVSNVISISTMFRYASSFNQPLDNWDISNVEYMNSVFYEAESFNQNLESWNVSKAEPNRMRDMFDNSAMENNTPSWYKD; from the coding sequence ATGTCAGAAAAACAATTTAAGCCAAAAACTAAAGAAGAATTAAAAAAATTAGTGGAAGATAAAAGTATTAATCTTGGAAACATTGATACAAGTTTAATAACCGATATGAGCCAATTATTTAGAAGTACTGAAAGAGAAGATTTTTCAGGTATAGAAACTTGGGACACTTCTAATGTTAAAAATATGATTAGTATGTTTAACGATGCTAAAAGTTTTAATCAGGATATAAGTAATTGGGATGTATCTAATGTTGAAAGTATGTGGTCTATGTTTGAAAATGCTTTAAAATTTAATCAGCCTTTAAATAATTGGAATGTATCTAATGTTAAAAGTATGGATTCTATGTTTGCAGGTTGTGAGAATTTTAATCAGCCTTTGAATAGTTGGAACGTATCTAATGTTGAAAATATGTCTGGTATGTTTAAAAATGCTGAAAGTTTTAATCAGCCATTAGACAAATGGAATACTTCTAATTTAAAACATATTATGGAGATGTTTAAAGATGCTAAAAGTTTTAATCAAGATATAAATAACTGGTATGTATATAATGTTGACTGTATGATTTCTATGTTTGAAGGAGCTAAGAATTTCAATCAGCCTTTAGATAAGTGGAATACTTCTAATGTTGATGGTATGGGTCATATGTTTGCAGGTTGTGAGAATTTTAATCAGCCTTTAAATAGTTGGGACGTATCTAATGTTACTAGTATGTATGCTATGTTTAAAGGTTGTACTAATTTTAATCAGCCTTTAGATAAATGGGACACTTCTAATCTAACAGGGCTTGCAGATATATTTTGTGATGCTTCTTCATTTAATCAGGATTTAAACAGCTGGAAAACAGAGAAAGTAGAATATATGAATAATGCTTTTTTTAATGCTTCATCTTTTAATCCTGATAATATAAAAAATTGGAGTTTCAAGAAAGTTAAAGAATTTGACAGTATTTTTAATGATGTGTCATTAGAGTTAATAATAAAAATATATTCTTTTCAAAGCTCAAAATCGGCTATAAAAAACTTTGAAGAAATTATAAATAAATTTGATATAAAAGAAGTTTATAAACTTGGATTAAAATACAATAAAAAGGCGGTAACTGAAGTTTTAAAAAAAATAGAAAATACGCATTATGAAGAATTAAAAGAGCTTATTGATAGTAAAGAAGATATTATAAAAGAGTATAAAGAATTAGAAAAGTCAGAAAATAAATCAGAAACAAAAAAAGATAGTAAGCAATCACAAATGCATCAGCCAAAAAACAAAAATGAATTAATAAAACTAATAGCAGAGAAAACAAAACTTGATAAAATAGACACTTCTTTAATAACAGATATGAGCAATCTTTTTAAAGATTCTAAATTAAAAAAGTTTGACGGTATAGAAACTTGGAACGTATCTAATGTAGTAAATATGGAAAGTATGTTTGAAGGAGCATTAGCTTTTAATCATAATATTGAAAGCTGGGACATTTCTAAAGTTGAGAATATGAGTTTTATGTTTAAAAAATGTAAAAAGTTTAATTATCCTATTAATGATTGGAATGTTTCTAAAGTTGTTAATATGAAAAATATGTTTGCTAATTGTGAGAGTTTTGATCAGCCTTTAGACAAGTGGAATGTAAGTAATGTAAAAGATATGTCATATATGTTTTATTATGCTGAAAGATTTAATCAAAATATTAATGATTGGGACGTATCTAATGTTGAAAATATGTCTAGTATGTTTGAAGGTGCTAAGCTTTTTAATAGTACTTTGGATAAATGGAATGTAAGTAATGTAAAAGATATGTCATCAATGTTTTGTTTTACTAAAAGTTTTAATCAGGCATTGAATGATTGGAATGTGTCTAATGTTATTAATATGGAAGCTATGTTTAAATTTTCTAGTTTCAATCAGCCTTTAGACAAATGGAATGTAAGTAATGTAAAAGATATGTCATCAATGTTTGATAATGCTAAAAGTTTTAATCAGCCTCTTAATAATTGGAATGTTTCTAATGTTATAAGTATTAGTACAATGTTTCGTTATGCTTCATCATTTAATCAGCCTTTGGATAATTGGGACATTTCTAATGTGGAATATATGAATTCTGTATTTTATGAAGCTGAAAGTTTTAATCAGAATTTAGAATCTTGGAATGTATCAAAAGCAGAGCCTAATCGTATGAGAGATATGTTTGATAACTCAGCAATGGAAAATAATACGCCTTCTTGGTATAAAGATTAA
- the dnaN gene encoding DNA polymerase III subunit beta → MRFRCLKKDIVKSIGVTENVVEGKVIYNIESNVLFHLAGNMLTLTATDGSVWARSRIILDDCEGEGAVAVYAKKISSILKEMPDGLITINVEENEKINIESENGKTKHLIIGMKTDDFPAYPESNGDISYIMLPTKELVTMINKTISSIAKEPFKPALRGICFEKTDSKFLAVATDGRRMAVIEREFEGVENGSFSIIIEPKVLNEILVTANYDEVEQVKMGVDGQQVYFQIGKYDFVSSLIEGKYPNFRQVIPKEFAYSFRVNKNDLLDAIRRIVPMINDVRSKRMILTVSEESLKVKGINQEMGESLEEIDIKYSGEEHSVAYNYTYIQDVIKQIDSEIVTFMVNKDSSPTMVKEIEREDYYYIIMPMSIGEE, encoded by the coding sequence ATGAGATTTAGATGTTTAAAAAAGGATATAGTTAAATCTATCGGAGTTACAGAAAATGTTGTTGAAGGCAAAGTAATTTATAATATAGAAAGCAATGTACTTTTTCATCTTGCTGGAAATATGCTTACATTAACTGCTACTGACGGCTCTGTTTGGGCTAGAAGCAGAATAATACTTGACGACTGTGAGGGTGAAGGTGCTGTTGCTGTATATGCTAAAAAAATAAGCTCTATATTGAAAGAGATGCCAGATGGGCTTATTACTATTAATGTTGAAGAAAATGAAAAAATTAATATAGAATCTGAAAATGGAAAAACTAAACACTTAATCATAGGAATGAAAACTGATGATTTCCCAGCATATCCCGAAAGTAATGGTGATATAAGCTATATAATGCTTCCTACTAAAGAATTAGTTACTATGATTAATAAAACTATTTCTTCTATAGCTAAAGAACCATTTAAACCTGCTTTAAGAGGTATATGCTTTGAAAAAACTGATTCAAAGTTTCTTGCTGTTGCTACTGACGGCAGAAGAATGGCTGTTATAGAAAGAGAATTTGAAGGCGTTGAAAACGGATCTTTCTCTATAATAATAGAGCCTAAAGTATTAAATGAAATACTTGTTACTGCAAATTATGATGAAGTAGAACAGGTAAAAATGGGAGTTGATGGACAGCAGGTTTATTTCCAAATAGGAAAATATGATTTTGTATCAAGCCTTATAGAAGGAAAATACCCTAATTTCAGACAGGTAATTCCAAAAGAGTTTGCATATAGTTTTAGGGTTAATAAAAATGATTTACTTGATGCCATAAGAAGAATTGTACCTATGATTAATGATGTACGTTCAAAAAGAATGATATTAACTGTTTCTGAAGAATCTCTTAAAGTAAAAGGTATTAACCAAGAGATGGGAGAATCTTTAGAAGAGATTGATATAAAATATTCAGGCGAAGAGCATTCTGTTGCTTATAATTACACATACATTCAAGATGTTATAAAACAAATTGATTCTGAAATAGTTACTTTTATGGTTAATAAAGATTCAAGCCCTACTATGGTAAAAGAGATAGAAAGAGAGGATTATTATTACATCATCATGCCTATGAGTATAGGAGAAGAGTAA
- a CDS encoding BspA family leucine-rich repeat surface protein, which translates to MKYKPQTKEELKKLVEDKSINLGSIDTSLITDMSELFRSSEREDFSGIETWDVSNVEDMSSMFKGCKEFNQPLNNWNTNKVKDMSRMFESCSNFNQPLDKWDTSNVSSMNNMFQECKSFNQDISNWNVSKVTNMNSMFNGCTSFNQNISNWNIKSVKYMISMFANASSFNQDLNNWDISKVKSISFIFNRANSFKIIPYKWNFDHIKEDIDYILPEEMLDEIYSKKEPINLLCYLFYDKYYEDKNLQKVDVKLWHKTLKNSINKKIISFVSKLEKDFENELKNEIEDHSNKIIFQNIEEAEEYVNNNYDKSFDKSIKFIDDKYTIFTKDRKTKISLNMIRFIYGSYLKVKDNVVRLEIIDDIINLLDIESFRNASYEIFLSDRSKLASRIICGLYGDGKIVEDYVKSLKKEFYPRSYYVYILALNKNKYALRLLCETSLKSKIESIKNAAELALETIANRMKVERYELDDLLVPDFNLDKNGERIVYAEDKEYKLFIDDNMELHIMHNNKELKTAPKTFSKELKSEITFIKKEIKNIVKSQRDKMIYLLMNGRKYSYNFWKSVYIDNYFFNVYAVKLIWNLYDENNLFLTTFRYLTDGSFTDYNDNEVKINENNSISLAYVKEMDNDIIEKWKKQLSDYEIVQPINQLRVIDDLEKEFYSFNDEYKLSNLKNFVNKYPFNEYYEDYYTIDGYKFEEKVSSLVLDISTNGISRDNANFGDMIEIVLKILNISENNKDLVDRFMFGCILMLENLVQ; encoded by the coding sequence ATGAAATACAAACCTCAAACAAAAGAAGAATTAAAAAAATTAGTGGAAGATAAAAGTATTAATCTTGGAAGCATTGATACAAGTTTAATAACAGATATGAGCGAATTATTTAGAAGTAGTGAAAGAGAAGATTTTTCAGGTATAGAAACTTGGGACGTATCTAATGTTGAAGATATGAGCAGTATGTTTAAAGGATGCAAAGAATTTAATCAGCCTCTAAATAACTGGAATACCAATAAAGTTAAAGATATGTCGAGAATGTTTGAGAGCTGTTCTAACTTTAATCAGCCTTTGGATAAATGGGACACTTCTAATGTTAGCAGTATGAACAACATGTTTCAAGAATGCAAATCTTTTAATCAAGACATTAGTAATTGGAATGTTTCAAAAGTAACAAATATGAATTCTATGTTTAATGGGTGTACAAGCTTTAATCAAAATATAAGTAATTGGAATATAAAGAGCGTAAAATATATGATTTCTATGTTTGCTAATGCTTCATCTTTTAATCAGGATTTAAATAATTGGGATATAAGCAAGGTAAAAAGTATTAGTTTTATATTTAATCGTGCTAATAGTTTTAAAATAATTCCTTATAAATGGAATTTTGATCATATAAAAGAAGATATTGATTATATATTACCAGAAGAAATGCTTGATGAAATATATTCTAAAAAAGAACCTATTAATTTGTTATGCTATTTATTTTATGATAAATATTATGAAGATAAAAATTTACAAAAAGTAGATGTTAAATTGTGGCATAAGACTTTAAAAAATTCAATTAATAAAAAAATTATTTCTTTTGTTTCAAAATTAGAAAAAGATTTTGAAAATGAACTTAAAAATGAAATAGAAGATCATTCTAATAAAATAATTTTTCAAAATATTGAAGAAGCAGAAGAATATGTTAATAATAATTATGATAAGTCATTTGATAAAAGTATAAAATTTATAGATGATAAATATACTATCTTTACTAAAGACAGAAAAACAAAAATAAGTTTAAATATGATTAGATTTATTTACGGAAGTTATTTAAAAGTGAAAGATAATGTTGTAAGATTAGAAATTATTGATGATATTATTAATTTGCTTGATATAGAAAGTTTTAGAAATGCATCTTATGAAATATTTTTAAGCGACAGAAGTAAATTAGCTTCAAGAATTATTTGCGGGTTATATGGAGATGGTAAAATAGTAGAAGATTATGTAAAAAGTTTAAAAAAAGAGTTTTATCCTCGTTCATACTATGTTTATATTTTAGCTTTAAATAAAAATAAATATGCATTAAGATTACTTTGCGAGACATCTTTAAAATCAAAAATAGAAAGCATAAAAAATGCAGCCGAATTAGCACTTGAAACTATAGCTAATAGAATGAAAGTTGAAAGATATGAATTAGATGATTTATTAGTTCCTGATTTTAATCTTGATAAGAATGGCGAGAGGATAGTATATGCTGAAGATAAAGAATATAAACTTTTTATTGATGATAATATGGAGCTTCATATTATGCATAATAATAAAGAATTAAAAACAGCACCTAAAACTTTTTCTAAAGAGTTAAAATCAGAAATAACTTTTATTAAAAAAGAGATAAAAAACATTGTAAAAAGTCAAAGAGATAAAATGATATATCTTTTAATGAATGGAAGAAAATATTCTTATAATTTTTGGAAATCTGTTTATATAGATAATTATTTTTTTAATGTGTATGCTGTTAAATTAATTTGGAACTTATATGATGAAAATAATTTGTTTTTAACAACATTCAGATATTTAACTGATGGAAGTTTTACTGATTATAATGATAATGAAGTAAAAATCAATGAAAATAATTCTATTAGTTTAGCATATGTAAAAGAAATGGATAATGATATTATAGAGAAATGGAAAAAGCAATTATCAGATTATGAGATTGTTCAGCCTATTAATCAATTAAGAGTTATTGATGATTTAGAAAAAGAATTTTATTCATTTAATGATGAGTATAAATTATCTAATTTAAAAAATTTTGTTAATAAATATCCTTTTAATGAATATTATGAAGATTATTACACAATAGATGGATATAAATTTGAAGAGAAAGTAAGCAGTTTAGTATTAGATATATCAACAAATGGTATTAGCAGAGATAATGCTAATTTTGGAGATATGATAGAAATAGTATTAAAAATATTAAATATATCAGAAAATAATAAAGATTTAGTTGATAGATTTATGTTTGGTTGTATTTTAATGCTTGAAAATTTGGTACAATAA
- a CDS encoding BspA family leucine-rich repeat surface protein — protein sequence MNKKYIVKYKYALLDLLKDENINLSDIDTSNMIDMSYLFQDSKRKNFDGIETWNVSNVTDMKCMFNNALYFDKDLTSWNIEKLKEFEEIFDDSFKHVKTILMFYNACKDRKYRKKLQIMLECLDIKEVYTELNNDKINYKKNKEFIKKLENVYYDELEELIKNK from the coding sequence ATGAATAAAAAATATATTGTAAAATACAAATATGCTTTACTTGATTTACTAAAAGATGAAAATATAAATCTATCTGATATAGACACAAGTAATATGATTGACATGTCATACTTGTTTCAAGACAGCAAAAGAAAGAATTTTGATGGTATTGAAACTTGGAATGTATCAAATGTTACCGATATGAAATGTATGTTTAATAACGCTTTATATTTTGATAAGGATTTAACTTCTTGGAATATAGAAAAATTAAAAGAGTTTGAAGAAATATTTGATGATTCTTTTAAACATGTAAAAACTATTTTAATGTTTTACAATGCATGCAAAGATAGAAAATATAGAAAGAAGCTTCAAATTATGCTTGAATGCCTTGATATAAAAGAAGTTTATACAGAGTTAAATAATGATAAAATTAATTACAAGAAAAATAAAGAGTTTATAAAAAAGCTTGAAAATGTTTATTATGATGAATTAGAAGAATTAATAAAAAATAAATAG
- a CDS encoding Trp family transcriptional regulator codes for MELLAHILATETDEEFIKKLLGELFTKDEQDMIQQRLRIVTLLRKKMPQYEIAKHLNASLCSITRGAKELKKEDSALAVIVDKYLINDKNFQESLIKSQQ; via the coding sequence ATGGAACTTTTAGCACATATTCTAGCAACAGAAACAGATGAAGAGTTTATTAAGAAGCTTTTAGGGGAACTTTTTACTAAGGACGAGCAGGATATGATACAGCAAAGGCTTAGGATAGTCACCTTATTAAGGAAAAAAATGCCTCAATATGAAATAGCAAAACATCTTAATGCCAGCCTTTGTTCGATAACAAGAGGAGCAAAAGAATTAAAAAAAGAAGACAGTGCCTTAGCAGTAATAGTTGATAAATATCTTATAAATGACAAAAACTTTCAGGAATCTTTAATAAAATCACAGCAGTAA
- the hemW gene encoding radical SAM family heme chaperone HemW, which translates to MSGLYIHIPFCTYKCSYCNFYSIVNMNNIDIYKKYTRLLIEELKIRIKDYKQKIETIYLGGGTPSVLGHDLLKYLLDNIKDIVYTHNENKYLIKEITIESNINNINDNYINFLENIENIRLSLGIQTFNEKSLSIINRHTEKKDIINALKLINKSSLENISIDFICGLPLNSKTQIKDDILFSFDLLPKIKHTSLYYLELTESLKKKWEKLLPSEEESIIYYKLASDTLEGLGLKRYEISNYSLPDYNSIHNSNYWLMKDYIGIGVSASGCYNNVRYTNVKMINDYFNSISKNKIAEKESEYLDKDTRKKEFIFLSLRTVKGIDINKYNCIFNEDFYLNHKKTINSHREYFNISPKYLSIKNSYFNYADEISILLL; encoded by the coding sequence ATGTCTGGGCTTTATATACATATACCTTTTTGTACATATAAATGCAGTTACTGCAATTTTTATTCTATTGTTAATATGAATAACATTGATATATACAAAAAATATACTCGCTTGTTAATAGAAGAACTAAAAATTAGAATAAAAGATTATAAACAAAAAATAGAAACTATATATTTAGGAGGAGGAACTCCTTCTGTATTAGGTCATGATTTATTAAAATATCTATTAGATAATATAAAAGATATTGTTTATACACATAATGAAAATAAATATTTAATAAAAGAAATAACAATAGAATCTAATATAAATAATATAAATGATAATTATATTAATTTTTTGGAAAATATAGAAAATATAAGACTTTCACTAGGCATACAGACATTCAATGAAAAAAGTTTATCTATTATAAACAGACACACAGAAAAAAAAGATATTATAAATGCACTTAAATTAATAAATAAATCATCTCTAGAAAATATATCTATCGATTTTATATGCGGTCTTCCTTTAAACTCAAAAACACAGATAAAAGATGATATATTATTTTCATTTGACCTTCTTCCTAAAATAAAGCATACTTCTCTTTATTATTTAGAACTCACAGAATCACTTAAAAAGAAATGGGAGAAATTACTTCCAAGTGAGGAAGAATCAATTATTTATTATAAATTAGCTTCTGATACATTAGAAGGCTTGGGATTAAAAAGATATGAAATTTCAAATTATTCGCTTCCTGATTATAATTCTATTCATAACAGCAATTACTGGCTTATGAAAGATTATATAGGTATAGGAGTATCTGCCTCAGGCTGCTATAATAATGTAAGATATACAAATGTGAAAATGATTAATGATTATTTTAATTCTATATCTAAAAATAAGATTGCTGAAAAAGAAAGTGAATATTTAGATAAAGATACTAGAAAAAAAGAGTTTATATTCCTTTCACTTAGAACAGTAAAAGGAATAGATATAAACAAATATAATTGCATTTTCAATGAAGATTTTTATTTAAATCATAAAAAAACGATAAACAGCCACAGAGAATATTTTAATATATCCCCTAAATACTTATCTATAAAAAATTCTTATTTTAATTATGCTGATGAGATTAGTATATTACTGCTGTGA
- a CDS encoding PIN domain-containing protein: MDIINLDNYIKNETILIKREISIKLPDAIILATAKINNLILLTQDEGILKYNGYKNIQIKKCF, from the coding sequence ATTGATATTATAAATTTAGATAATTATATTAAAAATGAAACTATTTTAATAAAAAGAGAAATTTCTATAAAACTTCCTGATGCAATTATATTAGCTACTGCAAAAATAAATAATTTAATTTTATTAACTCAAGATGAAGGCATATTAAAATATAATGGGTATAAAAATATACAAATAAAAAAATGTTTCTAA
- the recF gene encoding DNA replication/repair protein RecF (All proteins in this family for which functions are known are DNA-binding proteins that assist the filamentation of RecA onto DNA for the initiation of recombination or recombinational repair.), translating into MILKELTIRSFRNYNENVFEFSDKINVLYGHNGCGKTNILEAVYMLGNGVSFRTRLDRELVKNGNDNYFLRGVFREDELNYDTNIEIAYQKKVKKVFIDKKEVSSRKDLIGRILYVIFLPNDTDLVIAEPKLRRDYFNMLISTISLEYLTALIKYNKLLKMRNVCLSTKPNEAYIYNSDIAKLSIYIAGENKKYSSILEDKMNEIYKNIFNDENPYAIKYQSTIEDIFNENEYVKKLESTLNEQIRMRTTYFGIHRAEYQFFYKESLSKKFSSQGEKRMFTLIMKLASEKILSEYRRKSPILLIDDAMLELDNTRRDNILEYIKTLGQVFITVTEKEKVKNFENGKVFDIPNIRV; encoded by the coding sequence ATGATACTCAAAGAACTTACAATTCGTTCTTTTAGAAATTATAATGAAAATGTATTTGAATTTTCTGATAAAATTAATGTGCTTTACGGTCATAACGGATGCGGCAAAACAAATATACTTGAGGCAGTATATATGCTTGGAAACGGCGTGTCATTTAGAACAAGACTTGACAGAGAACTTGTAAAAAATGGAAATGATAACTACTTTTTACGGGGTGTTTTCAGAGAAGATGAATTAAATTATGATACTAATATAGAAATAGCATATCAAAAAAAAGTAAAAAAGGTATTCATTGATAAAAAAGAAGTATCATCAAGAAAAGATTTAATAGGAAGGATACTTTATGTTATATTTCTGCCTAATGATACAGACTTAGTAATAGCAGAGCCTAAATTAAGACGAGATTATTTTAATATGCTTATATCTACAATATCATTAGAATATTTAACAGCACTAATAAAATATAATAAACTCTTAAAAATGAGAAATGTTTGTTTAAGCACAAAGCCTAATGAAGCATATATTTATAATAGTGATATAGCAAAACTCTCTATTTATATAGCTGGTGAAAATAAAAAATATTCTTCTATTTTAGAAGATAAAATGAATGAAATATATAAAAATATTTTCAATGATGAAAACCCTTATGCAATAAAGTATCAGTCCACCATAGAAGACATATTCAATGAAAATGAATACGTAAAAAAACTAGAAAGCACTTTAAACGAGCAAATAAGAATGCGTACAACATATTTTGGAATACACAGAGCAGAGTATCAATTTTTTTATAAAGAATCTCTTTCAAAAAAATTCTCATCTCAAGGCGAGAAAAGAATGTTTACTCTTATAATGAAATTGGCAAGCGAGAAAATATTGTCAGAATACAGGAGAAAATCCCCTATTCTTCTTATTGATGATGCTATGCTTGAACTCGATAATACGAGACGAGATAATATACTAGAATATATAAAAACATTAGGACAGGTATTTATTACTGTTACGGAAAAAGAGAAAGTGAAAAACTTTGAAAACGGAAAAGTATTTGATATACCAAATATCAGAGTATAA